A single Defluviitalea saccharophila DNA region contains:
- the fusA gene encoding elongation factor G encodes MKNYSMEQIRNVVLLGHGGCGKTTMAEAMLYVTGQIKRQGKVDDGNTVGDYDPEEIRRKVSINTSIIPVEWKDTKINILDTPGYFDFVGEVKQAVRAADSAIIVVSAKSGVEVGTEKAWEYAEEQNLPRMIFVNGMDDEHANLTNILEDLKERFGKCIAPFQVPFKENDRFVGFVNVVKMEGRRFANGTVVSCDVPEGMDDVIAPVRNMILEAVAETSEELMEKYFNEEEFTLEEIQDALHKGVMDGSIVPVLCGTALNNTGIRVLMNSIIEYLPNPSEGRSVLEGKNPKTGKEEERRCAIDEPTSVFVFKTIVDPYIGRLSIFKVCSGILKADTVLYNGNKDTEEKIAHIYVLRGKEQTEVSQLCAGDIGAVAKLHDTMTGDTLSDINKPIVYPEIEFPESLMHMAVFPKGKGDEEKMSSGLQRLMEEDPTFHVFLDKETHEEIIYGIGEQHLDVIINKLKSKFKVEVELLPPTIPYRETIKGKIKVQGKHKKQSGGHGQYGDVWMEFEPSGNLEVPYIFEEKIFGGAVPKQYFPAVEKGLQECVKHGVLAGYPVVGLKATLVDGSYHPVDSSEMAFKIATSIAFKEGLLKAKPVILEPIVKVSVTVPDEYMGDIIGDLNKRRGRILGMNPKGRFQQVDAEVPMAEMFKYATDLRSMTQARGSFTMKFDRYEEAPHDVQQKVIEARKKEA; translated from the coding sequence ATGAAAAACTATAGCATGGAACAAATTCGAAATGTTGTACTTTTAGGTCACGGCGGATGTGGAAAGACAACTATGGCAGAAGCAATGTTATACGTTACAGGGCAAATTAAACGACAGGGAAAAGTTGATGATGGAAATACAGTAGGCGATTACGACCCCGAAGAAATTAGAAGAAAAGTGAGTATTAACACTTCTATTATTCCTGTTGAGTGGAAAGATACTAAAATAAATATTTTAGATACTCCTGGCTATTTTGACTTTGTCGGTGAAGTTAAGCAGGCAGTGCGTGCTGCGGATTCTGCCATCATAGTTGTGTCTGCCAAATCCGGTGTAGAAGTAGGAACAGAAAAAGCTTGGGAATATGCAGAAGAACAAAATCTCCCCAGAATGATTTTTGTCAATGGTATGGATGATGAACATGCCAATTTAACAAATATATTAGAAGATTTGAAAGAAAGGTTCGGAAAATGTATTGCTCCCTTCCAAGTACCCTTTAAAGAAAATGATCGATTTGTAGGATTTGTTAATGTAGTTAAAATGGAAGGAAGAAGATTTGCCAATGGTACGGTAGTTTCTTGTGATGTTCCTGAAGGAATGGATGATGTAATAGCTCCAGTTAGAAATATGATTTTAGAGGCGGTAGCCGAAACTTCGGAAGAATTGATGGAGAAATATTTTAATGAGGAAGAATTTACTTTGGAAGAAATCCAGGACGCTCTTCATAAAGGGGTAATGGATGGAAGTATTGTGCCTGTTTTATGTGGTACAGCTTTAAACAATACGGGAATTCGTGTATTGATGAATTCTATTATTGAGTATTTGCCAAATCCTTCAGAAGGACGTTCTGTTTTAGAAGGCAAAAATCCAAAGACAGGTAAAGAAGAAGAGAGAAGATGTGCTATAGATGAACCAACATCCGTATTTGTTTTCAAGACCATTGTGGACCCCTATATTGGCAGACTTTCTATTTTCAAAGTATGTTCGGGAATACTTAAAGCAGATACAGTTCTATATAACGGAAACAAAGATACGGAAGAAAAAATAGCTCATATTTATGTCCTTAGAGGGAAAGAACAAACTGAGGTATCTCAACTTTGTGCAGGAGACATAGGAGCAGTTGCAAAGCTTCATGACACAATGACAGGGGATACTTTATCTGATATCAATAAACCTATTGTTTACCCTGAAATAGAATTCCCAGAATCCCTTATGCATATGGCAGTATTCCCTAAAGGAAAAGGAGACGAAGAAAAAATGTCTTCAGGGCTTCAAAGACTTATGGAAGAAGACCCAACCTTCCATGTCTTCTTAGATAAAGAAACCCATGAAGAAATCATATATGGTATTGGCGAGCAGCACTTAGATGTGATCATTAATAAATTAAAATCCAAGTTTAAGGTAGAAGTTGAATTGCTTCCTCCTACTATTCCTTATAGAGAAACCATTAAAGGCAAGATTAAAGTTCAAGGAAAACATAAAAAGCAATCCGGTGGTCATGGACAATACGGAGATGTTTGGATGGAATTTGAGCCTTCAGGCAATTTAGAAGTACCTTATATCTTCGAAGAAAAAATATTCGGTGGAGCTGTTCCAAAGCAATACTTCCCTGCAGTAGAAAAAGGTCTCCAGGAATGCGTTAAACATGGGGTATTGGCAGGATATCCAGTGGTTGGACTAAAGGCAACCTTGGTTGACGGATCTTACCATCCTGTAGATTCCTCCGAAATGGCATTTAAAATTGCTACCTCTATCGCATTTAAAGAAGGACTTTTAAAAGCAAAACCTGTGATATTAGAGCCAATTGTAAAAGTTTCCGTAACGGTGCCTGACGAATATATGGGAGATATCATAGGAGACCTCAACAAGAGAAGAGGAAGAATTCTGGGCATGAATCCAAAAGGAAGATTCCAGCAGGTTGATGCAGAAGTGCCTATGGCTGAAATGTTTAAATATGCTACAGATCTTCGTTCCATGACTCAAGCAAGAGGAAGCTTCACAATGAAGTTTGACAGATATGAAGAAGCACCGCACGATGTACAGCAAAAGGTTATTGAAGCAAGAAAGAAAGAAGCTTAA
- the aroF gene encoding 3-deoxy-7-phosphoheptulonate synthase produces MIVVMRHDATEDNIKSVIQAIEYCGLTTHLSKGSEITIIGVIGDKSKLNKVNLELYSGVEKLVPVTESYKLSNKKFHVGPSVIKVGNYEIGGKEIVIMAGPCAVESREQLLESAHAVKKAGAQFLRGGAYKPRTSPYAFQGLEEEGLKYMAEAREETGLAIVCEVTSIQAVETAAKYVDMMQIGARNMQNFQLLKEVGKTNIPVLLKRGLCATIEEWLNAAEYIMSEGNTNVVLCERGIRTYETATRNTLDISAVPVIKSKSHLPIIVDPSHAAGIRSLVAPLAKASIAAGADGLMIEVHPNPSCALSDGPQSLNPDDFSKLCSELKPLIEIMGRSFNSHE; encoded by the coding sequence ATGATCGTTGTAATGCGTCACGATGCGACAGAAGATAATATCAAGAGTGTTATTCAGGCAATCGAATATTGCGGATTAACAACTCATCTTTCAAAGGGTTCTGAAATCACTATTATTGGTGTTATTGGAGATAAATCAAAACTAAACAAAGTAAATCTTGAACTGTATTCTGGAGTAGAAAAACTTGTACCCGTAACAGAATCATATAAATTATCCAATAAGAAGTTCCATGTAGGTCCTTCCGTCATCAAGGTTGGAAACTATGAGATCGGTGGAAAAGAAATTGTTATTATGGCTGGTCCCTGTGCGGTTGAAAGCAGGGAGCAACTGCTTGAATCCGCCCATGCAGTAAAAAAAGCAGGGGCACAGTTCCTTAGAGGAGGCGCTTATAAACCCAGAACCTCCCCCTATGCTTTCCAAGGTCTTGAAGAAGAAGGCCTTAAATATATGGCTGAAGCCAGGGAAGAAACCGGTCTTGCCATTGTTTGCGAAGTAACCAGTATACAGGCTGTAGAAACCGCTGCAAAATATGTTGACATGATGCAGATAGGCGCAAGAAATATGCAAAACTTCCAGCTGCTTAAGGAAGTAGGTAAGACAAATATTCCTGTTCTATTAAAAAGAGGTCTATGTGCCACCATTGAAGAATGGCTCAACGCTGCGGAATACATTATGAGCGAAGGTAACACCAATGTTGTCCTTTGTGAAAGAGGTATTAGAACTTATGAGACGGCTACAAGAAATACCCTTGATATTAGTGCCGTACCTGTTATTAAGTCAAAAAGCCATCTTCCAATTATCGTAGATCCAAGCCATGCTGCAGGTATTCGCTCTCTGGTCGCTCCTTTGGCAAAGGCATCTATTGCTGCAGGCGCCGATGGTCTTATGATTGAAGTACACCCTAATCCTTCCTGTGCTTTGTCCGATGGTCCCCAATCCCTGAATCCCGATGATTTTTCAAAATTATGTTCTGAATTAAAACCACTTATTGAGATTATGGGAAGAAGCTTTAATAGTCATGAATAA
- a CDS encoding prephenate dehydrogenase yields the protein MNKVGIIGLGLIGGSLAKALKQKCNINDIIAMDVESNALEKALNEGIINDFTTSIDEHFSDCDIIFICTPVKQISSYVKKLLPFIKDDCILTDVGSTKSAILNELNVILDSTNFHFIGGHPMTGSEKAGYSASRGHLFENAYYILTPQPSTPKEKIDQLKSIVVSIGAIPVILSPQYHDLVTASISHVPHVLAAALVNMVKALDSTDKYMHKLAAGGFKDITRIASSSPEMWHNICMTNQKEILYVIDYLIEILTRFSSAVRNKEDDYIWNFFNSAKQYRDTFSSRSPGPFMKTYEIIVDVVDEPGIIASIATLLSKHGINIKNIGIINSREYENGVLQIVFDDEKSQEKSVKLLEEMNYVIYKK from the coding sequence ATGAATAAAGTTGGGATCATCGGTCTTGGACTGATCGGAGGCTCATTGGCAAAAGCTCTCAAACAAAAATGCAATATCAACGATATTATCGCCATGGATGTAGAGAGCAATGCACTGGAAAAAGCATTGAATGAAGGAATTATTAATGACTTTACAACGTCTATTGACGAACATTTTTCCGACTGTGATATCATCTTCATATGTACACCGGTTAAACAGATATCCTCTTATGTAAAAAAATTGCTTCCTTTTATAAAGGATGATTGTATCCTTACAGACGTGGGAAGTACAAAATCTGCTATTTTAAATGAATTAAATGTAATCCTGGACAGCACAAACTTTCACTTTATTGGCGGGCATCCTATGACTGGCTCTGAAAAAGCCGGTTATAGTGCCTCCAGGGGGCATTTATTTGAAAATGCCTATTATATTTTGACGCCACAGCCTTCAACGCCTAAAGAAAAAATAGATCAGTTAAAAAGCATCGTCGTTTCCATAGGAGCTATACCAGTTATTCTCTCACCCCAGTATCACGATTTAGTCACTGCATCTATAAGCCATGTGCCTCATGTTCTGGCCGCAGCCTTAGTCAATATGGTAAAAGCTTTGGACAGTACCGACAAATATATGCATAAATTAGCAGCGGGAGGATTTAAAGACATTACCCGTATAGCTTCCTCTTCTCCTGAAATGTGGCATAACATCTGTATGACCAACCAAAAAGAAATCTTATATGTGATTGATTATTTAATCGAAATTCTCACACGATTCTCATCGGCTGTCAGAAATAAAGAAGATGATTACATTTGGAACTTTTTTAACAGTGCCAAACAATATCGAGATACCTTTTCTAGTAGAAGCCCTGGACCGTTTATGAAAACTTACGAAATTATAGTGGATGTAGTAGATGAACCGGGAATTATTGCAAGTATTGCTACTTTACTGAGCAAGCATGGAATCAATATTAAAAATATAGGTATCATCAACAGCAGAGAATATGAAAACGGCGTTCTCCAGATTGTTTTTGACGATGAAAAGAGCCAGGAGAAAAGCGTAAAGCTGTTAGAAGAAATGAATTATGTGATCTATAAGAAATAA
- a CDS encoding DDE-type integrase/transposase/recombinase, with protein sequence MDSIITYLLLYIQYLHKQIFDLLLFISKHIPLKQWAFDDSNSPDYQKFKTDKLPIIRKFEKQDFHFLLDYYQWKYGKVLKPVRTQKNKPRTVPEDTVCPLCNAPHQYLYDNNGGKGQFQCKICGQTFVTGEIVKTPITFVCPYCGHSLTPKKDRKHFRVHKCVNKNCSYYTANLKKLPKDLSPSKKHNYKLHYIYREFTLDFFDMDLNPLPSWATSFKFKKQSAHIMGLCLTYHVNLGLSLRKTAQALRDIHGVSISHTMVANYARTAAVLIKPFVDTYDYKPSSTLAADETYIKVKGIKGYIWFIMDAVSKSILGYQVSDNRGVGPCILAMRMALNNFKNGLPKAFKFIADGYSAYPLAAQQFALKEQKFFDITQVIGLSNDDAVSKKFRPFKQMIERLNRTFKASYRVTCGYGSEDGAAYGVSLWVAYYNFLRPHDLYSWKRPLNEVALLQNASNMPGKWQLLLFLGQQTILQMQKSQSS encoded by the coding sequence ATGGACTCAATTATAACTTACTTACTACTATATATTCAATACTTGCATAAACAAATTTTTGATTTATTATTATTTATCTCAAAGCATATCCCTCTTAAACAGTGGGCTTTCGATGATTCTAATAGCCCTGATTACCAAAAATTTAAAACTGACAAACTTCCCATTATCCGGAAGTTTGAAAAACAGGACTTTCATTTCCTTCTTGATTACTATCAATGGAAGTATGGTAAAGTTTTAAAGCCTGTTCGTACTCAAAAGAATAAACCTAGAACAGTTCCCGAAGATACTGTTTGCCCTCTTTGCAATGCTCCTCATCAGTATCTCTACGATAATAATGGCGGTAAAGGTCAGTTTCAGTGCAAGATTTGTGGCCAGACATTTGTAACCGGTGAAATAGTTAAAACACCGATCACTTTTGTATGTCCTTATTGTGGACATTCACTTACTCCTAAGAAAGATCGGAAACACTTCCGTGTTCACAAGTGTGTAAACAAGAACTGTTCCTATTACACTGCTAATCTTAAGAAGCTGCCTAAAGACTTAAGTCCTTCAAAAAAGCATAATTATAAACTTCACTACATCTACCGTGAATTCACTCTAGATTTCTTTGACATGGATTTAAACCCTTTACCGTCTTGGGCTACTTCCTTTAAATTCAAGAAACAATCAGCTCATATCATGGGGCTTTGCCTTACTTATCATGTTAATCTTGGACTTTCACTTCGAAAAACTGCTCAAGCTTTAAGAGATATCCATGGTGTCTCTATTTCTCATACCATGGTTGCTAATTATGCACGTACTGCCGCTGTGCTTATTAAACCTTTTGTGGATACCTACGACTATAAACCTTCTTCTACCCTTGCTGCAGATGAGACTTATATCAAGGTAAAAGGCATCAAGGGATATATTTGGTTTATAATGGATGCTGTTTCCAAGTCCATTCTCGGTTATCAGGTTTCTGATAATCGTGGTGTTGGGCCTTGTATTTTAGCTATGCGTATGGCTCTTAATAACTTTAAGAATGGTCTTCCAAAAGCTTTTAAGTTTATTGCTGATGGTTACAGCGCCTATCCTTTAGCTGCTCAGCAGTTTGCTTTAAAGGAACAAAAGTTTTTTGATATTACTCAAGTTATTGGGCTATCCAATGATGATGCTGTATCGAAAAAATTTCGTCCTTTTAAACAGATGATCGAACGACTGAATCGTACCTTTAAAGCTTCCTATCGAGTTACTTGTGGTTATGGTAGTGAAGATGGTGCAGCCTATGGCGTTAGTCTGTGGGTTGCCTACTATAACTTCCTTCGTCCCCATGATTTATACAGCTGGAAACGTCCTTTAAATGAAGTAGCCTTACTTCAAAATGCAAGTAATATGCCTGGCAAATGGCAGTTGCTTCTCTTTCTTGGTCAGCAGACCATTCTACAGATGCAGAAGTCTCAATCGAGCTAG
- the aroA gene encoding 3-phosphoshikimate 1-carboxyvinyltransferase: protein MIVNPKDKINGEITVSGDKSISHRAVMLGSIAEGITEVTGFLMGADCLSTIECFRQLGIPIEVNEEKVIVHGKGLLGLSQPSNMLDVGNSGTTIRLMTGILSAQSFSSDITGDASIQKRPMLRVVAPLREMGAKIDGKEGGKYCPLHIEGQGLKGIHYQLPVASAQVKSAILLASLYAEGETTVIEPAPSRNHTEIMVNYFGGNILQKDNVIKSSPVKKLTGQYIKVPGDISSAAYFIVAALILPHSELLIKNVGVNPTRDGIITVFKQMGGNIELINQRTQCGEPVADILVRSSSLHGIEIGGSLIPKLIDEIPVIAAAACYARGTTIIKDAQELKVKESNRIQTMVSELKKMGASIRETDDGMIIEGGSALRGAQVESYHDHRVAMSLAIAALKAEKETTINNSDCVSISFPNFFSYLEKL from the coding sequence ATGATTGTCAATCCTAAGGATAAAATAAATGGAGAGATTACTGTTTCAGGGGATAAATCCATCTCTCATAGAGCCGTTATGCTTGGTTCCATCGCTGAGGGCATAACGGAAGTAACAGGATTTTTGATGGGTGCAGACTGTCTGTCCACCATTGAATGTTTTAGACAGCTTGGTATTCCAATTGAAGTGAATGAGGAAAAGGTCATTGTCCATGGCAAAGGCCTGCTAGGTCTGTCCCAGCCATCCAATATGTTAGATGTCGGCAATAGTGGAACAACCATACGACTGATGACAGGAATTCTTTCTGCTCAATCTTTCTCATCAGATATCACAGGAGATGCTTCCATTCAAAAAAGACCAATGCTTAGAGTTGTAGCTCCTTTAAGAGAAATGGGTGCTAAAATAGATGGAAAAGAAGGCGGCAAATACTGCCCTCTTCACATTGAAGGTCAAGGATTAAAAGGAATTCATTATCAACTTCCTGTAGCCAGTGCTCAAGTGAAATCTGCAATTTTACTTGCTTCTTTATATGCAGAGGGAGAAACAACCGTAATAGAACCTGCTCCTTCAAGAAATCATACAGAAATTATGGTGAATTATTTTGGAGGAAACATCCTTCAAAAAGACAATGTCATCAAAAGCTCCCCTGTTAAAAAACTTACAGGGCAATACATAAAAGTTCCCGGAGACATATCTTCAGCAGCATACTTTATTGTCGCTGCACTGATCCTCCCCCATTCAGAACTTTTAATTAAGAATGTAGGGGTTAATCCCACCCGTGACGGAATTATCACCGTATTTAAACAAATGGGTGGAAATATTGAGCTCATTAATCAACGAACTCAATGCGGTGAACCTGTTGCGGATATTTTAGTCCGTTCTTCTAGTCTCCACGGCATAGAAATCGGAGGAAGTTTAATTCCTAAACTGATAGATGAAATTCCTGTAATCGCTGCTGCCGCATGTTATGCCAGAGGAACGACGATCATAAAGGATGCCCAAGAATTAAAAGTAAAAGAATCCAATAGAATTCAAACGATGGTATCGGAACTTAAAAAGATGGGGGCGTCCATTAGGGAAACGGATGATGGAATGATTATAGAAGGAGGCAGTGCTTTAAGGGGTGCCCAGGTTGAAAGTTATCATGACCATAGGGTTGCTATGTCTCTGGCCATTGCTGCCCTAAAAGCTGAAAAAGAAACTACTATCAATAATAGCGACTGTGTAAGCATTTCTTTCCCTAACTTCTTTTCTTACCTGGAAAAGCTTTAA
- a CDS encoding SGNH/GDSL hydrolase family protein: MIKTTIVGFGDSLTYGYGVPRNVGYVERLEKFMPQYFPNISWHICNSGTSGDTTREGLIRLEKNVLSYHPNIVFILFGSNDSAMNEKQFRSLEEYENNLRKIIVKIKSHNNRTGLNGCIPIPVLITPPPVREELCAPVRTNNRLKQYGYIVKTLAKEYHCPLIDFFENMMMQENYYELLADDGLHLSEKGYDLLYDLVFSEITKLINYQGVLKDWDEYSEEY; encoded by the coding sequence ATGATTAAAACAACCATCGTTGGCTTTGGAGATAGTCTTACTTACGGATATGGTGTTCCACGCAATGTAGGATATGTTGAAAGATTAGAGAAATTCATGCCCCAATATTTTCCCAATATATCATGGCATATATGTAATAGCGGTACTTCAGGAGATACCACGAGAGAAGGCTTAATAAGACTTGAAAAAAATGTTCTATCATATCATCCGAATATTGTTTTTATTCTCTTTGGGTCTAATGACTCTGCTATGAATGAAAAGCAATTCAGGTCTCTCGAAGAATATGAAAACAATTTAAGAAAAATAATTGTTAAGATAAAGAGTCATAATAATCGTACGGGGTTAAACGGCTGTATACCGATTCCTGTTTTAATCACGCCACCTCCCGTTCGAGAGGAATTATGCGCTCCTGTTAGAACGAATAATCGGTTAAAACAATATGGATATATTGTTAAAACACTAGCTAAAGAATACCATTGCCCTTTAATTGACTTTTTTGAGAATATGATGATGCAGGAAAACTATTACGAACTTTTAGCGGATGACGGCTTGCATCTTAGTGAAAAAGGATATGACCTTCTTTATGATCTTGTATTTTCAGAAATTACAAAACTCATCAATTACCAAGGGGTATTAAAAGACTGGGACGAATATTCAGAAGAATATTAA
- a CDS encoding TrkH family potassium uptake protein, with amino-acid sequence MNYRIVGKTLGIILIIEALLMIPSFLISIYYNQVDKYPFLFCILLTGAVGFIMYKIKADKKAIKIKEGLAIASFGWIVLSIFGALPFVLSDSIPSYVDALFETISGFTTTGATLVNNVEAMPKGILFWRSFTHWIGGMGILVFTVAFLPVVGGFQMFKAESPGPTADRFVPRIKDTAKILYITYITMTLVQIGLLVLGGMSLFESAAHTFGTVGTGGLSTRNASIGAYNSIYIHMVIGIFMTLSGINFSLYYALFKRRWRDVIKDQELILYLGIILASTILIALNLKANLYENFGLALKDAFFQVSSIITTTGYATTDFDLWPAFSKAVLFLLMFVGGCAGSTAGGIKTIRILVLLKLIKREVQKIFHPRAIIPIRVGGEKVVSNETITGITSFFALYFFIFIVSTVLVSLEGIDFESSITSVAATLGNIGPGFGFIGPTRTFSGFSAWSKILFSILMLLGRLELFTMIALFVPKSWRNEI; translated from the coding sequence ATGAACTATAGAATTGTAGGAAAGACACTGGGAATCATACTGATTATAGAAGCTTTACTTATGATTCCGTCTTTTCTCATATCAATATATTACAATCAAGTAGATAAATATCCTTTTTTATTTTGTATTTTATTGACGGGGGCAGTCGGCTTTATTATGTACAAGATAAAAGCTGACAAGAAAGCAATTAAAATCAAAGAGGGATTGGCTATAGCATCTTTTGGATGGATTGTACTTTCTATATTTGGGGCGCTTCCTTTTGTACTTTCAGATAGTATACCTTCTTATGTAGATGCCTTATTTGAGACGATTTCCGGTTTTACAACTACTGGAGCCACTCTGGTAAATAATGTTGAGGCTATGCCAAAGGGAATTCTGTTTTGGCGTTCTTTTACCCACTGGATTGGGGGAATGGGAATACTGGTTTTTACAGTCGCTTTTTTGCCTGTCGTAGGAGGATTCCAAATGTTCAAAGCAGAAAGCCCGGGACCTACTGCTGACAGATTTGTTCCACGAATAAAAGATACGGCAAAGATTTTATATATAACATATATTACTATGACACTCGTACAAATAGGTTTACTCGTACTCGGGGGAATGAGTTTATTTGAATCTGCTGCCCATACTTTTGGAACTGTAGGAACTGGAGGACTTTCAACGAGAAATGCCAGTATAGGTGCTTATAACAGTATTTATATTCATATGGTTATAGGTATATTTATGACATTGTCAGGAATCAACTTTTCATTATATTATGCTCTATTTAAAAGAAGATGGAGAGATGTAATAAAAGACCAGGAATTAATACTTTATTTAGGTATTATTCTTGCATCTACGATATTAATAGCTCTTAATTTGAAAGCTAATTTATACGAGAACTTTGGATTGGCCTTAAAAGATGCGTTTTTTCAAGTGAGTTCTATTATTACCACTACAGGGTATGCTACCACCGACTTTGATCTTTGGCCGGCATTCAGTAAAGCGGTGCTATTTCTGCTTATGTTTGTTGGGGGCTGTGCAGGCTCCACCGCCGGTGGGATAAAGACCATTAGAATTTTAGTCCTGTTGAAACTGATTAAAAGAGAAGTTCAAAAAATATTTCATCCCAGAGCCATCATTCCTATTAGAGTTGGCGGCGAAAAGGTCGTTAGCAATGAAACAATTACAGGTATTACCAGTTTCTTTGCGTTGTATTTCTTTATCTTTATTGTATCAACGGTTCTTGTTTCCCTTGAAGGAATTGATTTTGAAAGTTCCATTACTTCGGTAGCCGCAACTTTGGGAAATATTGGTCCGGGCTTTGGCTTCATAGGCCCTACAAGGACATTCAGCGGATTTAGTGCCTGGAGTAAAATACTCTTTTCCATTCTGATGTTACTTGGAAGACTTGAATTGTTTACGATGATCGCTCTGTTTGTACCTAAATCCTGGAGAAATGAAATATAA
- the trkA gene encoding Trk system potassium transporter TrkA, whose product MKVIIVGIGKLGYRLAESLINSDIDVTLIDQNSKVLERINDYLDVLTVTANGIEIEVLKELNIKSYDFLIATTYSDETNAIICSLAKKLGCKKTIARIRNPEYTKQLDFIKTEMGIDHIINPELATSNEIARYLLKSYNFYSEDFAKGKVSILDFNIKNMPTFVGKNIIELDDMEDLLIAAITRNDEIIIPHGYTELIENDIIHVIGSTEKVTKFGEKFNFHGDRGKIRRVMILGGGNIAYYLAQKLKSFNTKVSIIEQDRDRCRYLSERLSDALIIRGDGTDINLLEEEGLESMDAFIGATGFDEQNLLMTLIANQAGVHKTIAKISRPNYVKIIDNLGIDVALNPTNIAVSSILKFIRGGKVVSVSLLLGGQAEVTEIIAIKDSRIIGKPIAELGLPKGIIIGAIVHQGKVIIPNGNTIIEPDDRLIIFCLSSNVPDLELFTKPVKGGLFK is encoded by the coding sequence ATGAAGGTAATCATAGTAGGCATAGGCAAGCTGGGTTATAGGCTGGCGGAGTCCCTAATCAATTCAGATATTGATGTTACTTTAATAGATCAGAATTCGAAAGTATTAGAGAGAATCAATGATTATTTAGATGTATTGACTGTCACAGCGAATGGAATTGAAATTGAAGTATTAAAAGAACTTAACATTAAGTCCTATGATTTTTTAATAGCTACAACATATAGTGATGAGACCAATGCAATTATTTGCAGCTTAGCAAAAAAATTAGGCTGCAAAAAGACAATAGCAAGAATAAGAAATCCAGAATATACCAAACAACTTGATTTTATTAAGACAGAAATGGGAATTGACCATATTATCAATCCGGAGCTTGCTACATCCAATGAAATAGCTAGGTATCTTCTAAAAAGCTATAATTTTTATTCTGAGGATTTTGCTAAAGGAAAGGTTTCAATTCTTGATTTTAATATAAAAAATATGCCTACTTTTGTTGGGAAAAATATTATAGAACTGGATGATATGGAAGACCTGCTTATAGCGGCGATCACTAGAAATGATGAAATTATAATACCTCATGGATACACAGAACTTATTGAAAATGATATTATCCATGTTATTGGCAGTACTGAAAAAGTTACTAAATTCGGTGAAAAGTTTAATTTTCATGGTGACAGAGGCAAAATTAGAAGAGTAATGATTTTGGGAGGGGGCAATATTGCGTACTATTTAGCCCAAAAGCTTAAATCCTTCAATACAAAGGTTAGCATTATTGAGCAGGATAGGGACAGATGCAGATATCTTTCTGAAAGATTAAGTGATGCCTTAATTATTAGAGGAGATGGAACAGATATTAATCTTCTGGAAGAAGAAGGATTAGAGTCCATGGATGCCTTTATCGGGGCAACCGGTTTCGACGAACAAAATCTTCTGATGACGCTCATTGCTAACCAGGCTGGAGTTCATAAAACTATCGCTAAAATAAGCAGACCTAATTATGTAAAGATTATTGACAATCTAGGAATAGATGTTGCCCTAAATCCAACCAATATTGCTGTTAGCAGTATTCTTAAGTTTATTAGAGGAGGAAAAGTTGTATCGGTGTCCCTTCTTCTGGGAGGTCAGGCGGAAGTTACCGAAATTATTGCAATCAAAGATTCTCGCATTATTGGAAAACCTATAGCTGAGTTGGGCTTACCTAAAGGCATTATTATTGGAGCCATTGTACATCAAGGCAAAGTTATAATACCTAATGGAAATACCATAATTGAGCCAGATGATAGGCTGATCATCTTTTGCTTATCCTCCAATGTCCCGGATTTAGAATTGTTTACTAAGCCAGTGAAGGGTGGACTATTCAAATGA